AGAAACCTTCAGTGATCTCGGCCATTGCCAAATACCACGTCACTGAGCGCGCGCGCATCATCGTCAACGACGGCATGGACATTGTCGCCGGCAAGGGCATCTGCATGGGGCCCAATAACTTCCTCGCCCGTGCCTATCAGCAAAGCCCCATCGCCATTACGGTGGAAGGCGCCAACATCATGACCCGCTGCCTGATCATCTTTGGTCAGGGCCTGATTCGTTGCCACCCCTATGTGTTGCGCGAAATGGAAGCGGCGCGCAACCCGGACCGGCGCAAGGCGCTGGAAGACTTCGACAGCGCGATGTTCGGCCATGTGAGTTTTGTACTGGCCAACACCGTGCGCGCAGCCGTGCATTCCCTGACTGGCGGGCGCCTGCTTGCCGCGCCAGCCAAGACCGACCCGGCGCTGGCGTCCTACTACCGTCAGGCCAATCGGCTGTCGGTGGTGCTGGCGTTGATCTCGGACATTTCCATGGGCGTGCTCGGGGGGGCCCTCAAGCGCAAGGAAAGTATCACCGGGCGTTTGGGGGATATTCTGTCGCAGCTGTACATCCTGTCGTGCGTGCTCAAGCGTTTCGAGGACGACGGCCGGCCCCAGGCAGATCTGCCGCTGGTGCATTGGGCGGCGCAGGACGCGTTGCTGCGCGCCCATGAAGCCTTGGCCGAAGTGCTCGACAACTACCCGTCGAAACCAGCGGCGACGGTGGTGCGCGCGTTGAGTGTTCCGTTTGGCATTCCCCTGCACAAACCGTCGGATCGTCTGTTGGCGCAAGTGGCCGATGTGGTGCAAACCCCTGGGGAAACCCGCGACCGCTTGCTGGCTAATTCCTACATACCGCGCCCGGAAATCGACAAGCTGGCCTACGGCGAATTGGGCTTTCGTTTACTGCCACAGGTGGAGTCGATCGAGGCTCGGCTTAAACCCGCCATCAAGCAAGGTTTGCTTGGCCCGCTGCCGATTTCGGCCACGGCCTTTACCGAATGGCGCGTCAAGGCGCGGGCGCTGGACTTGATCAGCGACGACGAGGACGCCTTGCTGGGCCGCTATGTGGAATACGCCGACCACGGTATCCAGGTGGATGACTTCCCCCAGGACTTTGGTTTGCTGGAGGCGTTGCAGCAGCGCAAGCAGGCGCTCGAACCGACCGCCAAACGGCGCAGCAGCCAAAGCGAAAACGCCCCGGTGAATTGACAGTGTGGGAGGGGGCTTGCCCCCTCCCACATTTGATTGGGTTTACAAGGCAAATGTGTGGTGTGAGTGAGTGCTTACCATGAGTGACAACTACCTTTCATTCGTCAACTCCCCCTGGGGCCGTCGCCTGGCCCAGGCTATTGGCTTGCCGCAACCCTTGCCGCTGCAGCGTTATCGCAGCGGCCAGGCCGGGCTGGCCAACCCGGTGATCATCGCCGGGGCAGGGCGCCTGGCGGCGTCGGTGCTGCGTAACTTCAGCGCCACCGACACCGTCGCCGCCACGGCGGCAACCCTCAAGGCGCCGTCGACGGTCAAGGTGCAAGGCGCAGTGTTTGATGCCAGTGGCGTGGTCGATCTGCAACAGTTGGACGAGCTCTACCTGTTCTTCCACGCCAATGCCAAACGCCTCGGTCAACATGGCCGAGTGGTGGTGCTCGGCACCGCGCCGGAACACTGCCAGGGCTTGCCCCAAGCCATCGCCCAGCGCGCCCTCGAGGGTTTGGTGCGCTCGCTGGCCAAGGAGCTGCGTCGGGCGATCACCGTGCAATTGTTGTATGTGGCGCCGGGTGCCGAGGAGGCATTGGACAGTAGTTTGCGCTTCTTCCTCTCACGCCGCTCTGCCTATGTATCGGGGCAGGTGGTGCGCCTGGAAAAACCTGTGGATGGCAACACCACCGTCAATTGGGACAAACCCTTCGCCGGTCGCCGTGCCTTGGTCACCGGTGCTTCCCGAGGCATCGGCCTGGCCATCGCCCAGGTGCTGGCGCGTGACGGCGCCCATGTGGTGTGCGTGGACGTGCCCCAGGCCCAGCAAGCCTTGCAACAGGCCGCCGCCAGCGTCGGCGGGTCGTCGTTGCCCCTGGACATCACCGCCGCCGATACTGCCGCGCTGTTGCAAGCCCATGCCAACCAGTACGGTGGCTTTGATGTGGTGGTGCACAACGCCGGGATCACGCGTGACAAGACCATCGCCAAGATGACTGAAGCCGCCTGGCGCAGCGTGATGGCGGTCAACCTCCAGGCGCCGTTGCAGCTCAGTGAAGCCTTGCTCGACAACCAGGGCATCAACGCCGGTGGGCGCATCATCTGCGTGTCGTCGATCTCAGGGATTGCCGGCAACCTGGGGCAAAGCAACTACGCCACCTCCAAGGCGGGCGTGATTGGCCTGGTGCAAGGTCTGGCACCGCATGCGGCGGCCCGGCAGGTCACAGTGAATGCGGTGGCGCCCGGTTTTATCGAAACCCAGATGACCGCGAAGATCCCGTTGATGATCCGTGAGGCCGGGCGGCGCATGAATTCATTGTCTCAGGGCGGGCAGCCCATTGATGTGGCCGAGACCATCGCCTGGCTCGCTCATCCTGCGTCGGGCGGAGTGAATGGCCAGGTCGTGCGAGTGTGTGGCCAAAGCCTGTTGGGAGCCTGAAGCGATGGACTATGTGACACAGATTATCGACCCGCCGCCGTCGCGCACGCAGCTGCTGCTCGACGGTATGCGCGCTATGCGCAAGCCCAAGCTCGACGGTGCGCCGCTGTTACCCACGGCGTGCCTGGTGCGCTCCGCGGTGGCGCTTTCCCCCGCGGGTATCGCCGCTTACGCACGGGCCTGTGGCTTTCGGCGTGAACAGGGCGTGCCAATGTCCTACCCTCATGTGTTGGCGTTCCCACTGCATTTGATGCTGCTGACCCGGCCAAGCTTCCCGTACCCGGCCAGCGGCATGGTGCACCTGGCCAATCGCATTCGCCAGCACCAACGCCTGCACGAGGGCCAGGCGTTGCGCGTGGAGGTGTACTGCGAGCGCTGGGTCGCGCATCCCAAGGGGCAGGCGCTGAGTATCGCCACCCGGGCCTACGGTGCTGACGTCCTGGTGTGGGAAAGCGACAGCCTGTACCTGCGTCGTGACGTCGACGACCCCGTGGGCGAACCCTGGAGTGACCCTTTGCCGCTGCAGGAAGACGGTTTGTTGCGTACCCAACGCTGGGTGTTGCCGGCTGACCTGGGGCGACGCTTTGCCAAGGTCTCGGGGGATTTCAATCCGATTCACACCTCGGTCATTGGCGCCAGGCTCTTTGGTTTTCGCCGTGCCATCGCCCATGGCATGTGGACGCTGGGCCGTGCATTGGCGGCGCAACAACCGCCCGGTGGCCTGGAGCAGGCGCAAGCGCATTGCGATTTCAAGTTGCCGATTTTCCTGCCTGGCCAGGTCGCCCTGTGGAGCCACCCGGTGACCGGCCCACGACGTGAGTTCGAAGTGCGCAATTTCGCCGGGGACAAACCCCATATGCGCGGGCTGTTTATTTGGAAAGAGAACCAGTGATGAGTGACTACAGCTTCAACCCGGCGCCAACTCGCCGCGTGGCGATTATCGGCGGCAATCGCATTCCGTTTGCTCGCTCCAACACGGTGTATGCCCATGACAGCAACCAGGATCTGCTGGTCGCCGCTCTCCAGGGCCTGGTCGACCGTTACAAGCTGCATGGCCAACGCGTGGGCGAATTTGCCGCTGGGGCAGTGATCAAGCATTCGCGGGATTTCAACCTGGCCCGTGAAGCGCTGTTGTCCACCACACTGTCGCCGCAAACCCCGGCCTATGATGTGCAGCAAGCCTGCGGCACCGGGCTTGAAGCTGCGCTGCTGGTGGCGAATAAAATCGCTCTGGGCCAGATCGAAGTCGGCATTGCCGGTGGCGCCGACACAACCTCCGACGCGCCTATCGGCATCAACGAATCCTTGCGCCATACCTTGCTTGCGGCCAATCGCGCCAAGGGCATGGGCGAGAAGCTCAAGCAACTCCTCAACGTACGCCCGTCGATGTTGTTCAAGCCGCTGCTGCCGCGCAATGGCGAGCCGCGTACGGGGCTGTCCATGGGCGAGCACTGCGAAGAAATGGCCAAGCGCTGGCAGATCAAGCGCCTGGCCCAGGACGAGTTGACCCTTACCAGCCACCAACGATTGGACGCGGCCTATAACCGCGGTTTTTTCGACGACCTGATCAGCCCCCATCGCGGCCTGGCCCGCGACAATAACCTGCGTGCCGATATCAGCCTGGAGAAACTGGCGGGCCTGTCGCCGGTATTCGATCGCCAGAACGGCACGCTCACTGCCGGCAACTGCACGTCCTTGACCGATGGCGCCTCGGTGGTGCTGCTTGCCAGCGAAGAATGGGCTACCGCCAATGGCTGGCCGGTGCTGGCTTACCTGCGCACGGGTGAGACGGCGGCGGTAAATTTTGTCGACGGCACCGAGGGCCTGCTGATGGCACCGGCCTACGCCGTGCCGCGCATGTTGCAACGGGAAGGCTTGAGTTTTGCCGACTTTGATTTATTCGAGATACACGAAGCGTTTGCCGCCCAGGTGCTGTGTACGCTCAAAGCGTGGGAAGACCCTGAATATTGCCGCGAGCGGCTCGGCCTTGATGCACCCCTGGGCACCATCGAGCGCAGCAAGATGAACGTCAACGGTGGCTCACTGGGCTGCGGCCATCCTTTCGCGGCCACTGGCGGTCGGCAATTGGCGGCGCTGGCCAAGGCGATCCATGAACGTGGTGGCGGTCGCGGCCTGATCTCGATCTGTGCGGCGGGTGGGCTGGGCATTACCGCCATCGTCGAAAAGTAACGCTTTTAAAAACAACAATAAGGACACTGCCATGAACGCTATCAGCCTGGAACACACCGAACGTATCTGGTTGAACACTTACCTGCCCGGCGTTCCAGCCGATATCGAGGCCGGGATCGAGGCGTATCCGTCGCTGCGTGAAGTGTTCCTGGAGCATCTGGAAAAGTTCAGCGAGCGGGTGGCCTACGTCAGCATCGGCACCGAAATGACCTACGCCGACTGGCGGGTTCAGGGCATCGCCTTTGCCGCCTGGTTACAGGGCCAGGGCGTAAAGAAGGGCGACCGCGTGGCGCTGATGATGCCCAACTGCTTGCAATACCCGATCTGCCTGTTGGGCACGATCCTGGCCGGTGCCGTGGTGGTCAACGTCAACCCGTTGTACACCGCCCATGAACTCAAGCACCTGCTCAAGGACAGCGGCGCCGAAACCGTGGTGATCTTCGAGAACTTCGCCCACACCCTGGAAAAAGCCATGGCCGGCAGCAGCGTCAAGCGCGTGGTGCTAGCGGCTATCGGTGATTTGCTGGGGACCTTCAAGGGCGCTGCGATGAACTTTATCCTGCGCCGCATGCAGAAGCAGGTGCCAGCCTTCACGCTGCCCGGCGCGCTGCGCTTCAACCAGGTGCTCAAACAGGGCAGGGGGTTGCACCACTTGCCGGTTGCGTTGGATCGCGATGAACTGGCCTTCCTGCAGTATACCGGCGGCACTACCGGCGATGCCAAGGGCGTGATGCTCAGCCATCGCAATATCATTGCCAACCTGCTGCAAGCCAAGGCCTGGGTCGGCGACCAACTGGACCAGCACAAGCAGGAAACCAATGTGACTCTGCTGCCGCTTTACCACATCTTTTCGCTGACCGTGAATTGCCTGATGTTCATGTGCCTGGGCGGGCGCAATATCCTCATCGCCAACCCGCGGGACGTGAAGCGGGTGCAGATGATCCTGCGCAAAGAGCGCTTCAACGGGATTGCCGGGGTTAACACGCTGTTTAATGGCTTGCTGGAGAACAAGGAATTCTGCTCGCGGGATTTTTCCGACCTGCGCCTGGTGATCGCCGGCGGTATGGCCACCCACACCGCGGTGGCCAAGCGCTGGAAGGAGGTGACCGGGCTGCCGATCATCGAAGGCTACGGGCTGACCGAGTGTTCGCCGGTGGTGAGCATCAGCCCTATCGATATTTCGCGTATGCGCGAGATGGAATTCACCGGCAGCATCGGCGTGCCGTTGCCGTCGACCTGGGTGCGTTTCATGCGCGAAGACGGCGAGCTGGCTGACATCGGCGAGCAAGGCGAGCTGCAAGTACGTGGCCCGCAAGTGATGCAGGGCTACTGGAAGCGGCCCAAGGAAACCGCTGAGGTATTGGATGCCGACGGTTGGCTGTCCACGGGCGATATCGGGGTGATGGACGCGCGCGGATATATTCGCCTGGTGGACCGCAAGAAGGACATGATTCTGGTCTCGGGTTTCAATGTGTACCCCAATGAAATCGAGGATGTGGTGGCGATGCACCCGGGTGTCGCAGAAGTGGCGGCGATCGGTGTGGAAGATGCCGTGAGTGGGGAGAAGGTCAAGATCATCGTGGTGCGCAAGGATCCGGCCCTGACCCAGGAGCAGATTCTTGCGCATTGCCGGGAATACCTGACGGGGTACAAGGTGCCCCGGTATGTGGAATTTCGCAGTACCGAGCTGCCCAAGACGACTGTTGGCAAGGTACTGCGGCGCGCATTGCGCTGACTCGGTTCACCGGGGCTCGCCAATCGTCAGAGGTAACCATCTTCCCGGAAATTGAGACCAATGACATCCTCGCTGTGGATCGGTCGGATGCTTTTGATCAAAAAGTCAGTCTTGCCATTTCCCGTCAAATCGACACCGAGTAAGTACCTATTGGTTTTTGGGTTGAATGTCAGGATGGTATCGCCCGGTTGTCCGCTGTACTGAGTGACGTAGTTGAACTTGACCTGCGTGTTTTCGCTCAGGCTGCTCAAGTCGATCTTGTCCTGGCCTGTGGTGAAGTCCATGAGCAAGTCGGCGTTGTTGCGCAGCGAGTCGCTGGCGGCATGATAAGTGAAAGTGTTGAAGCCACCGTTTCCGGTCAGAATGTCGGCTCCGCCACCTCCGGTCAGGACGTTGTCCGCACTGTTTCCGGTAATACGATCGTTGCCTGTGCCGCCTTTGGCGTTTTCGATAAGGGTTTGGGCGCTGATGTGCACGTTGTCAGTCAAACCACCCACGCTGGAACGCGAATCCGGAGCCAGGTTGATTCGCTGATTTTGCGCGAAGCCAGAGAAGTCCAGCGTGTCATTGCCTTGTTTGTCGTGCACGCTGAAACCGGGCTTGTCGGTGGAAGAGGTAAGGCTGGTTTCAGGCTTGCCGGTATTGGAATTGAAGCCATAAACAGTGTCGGCGACCTCGCACTCGGGATGTGAAGGCGTTACTGGGGGCTTGGGTACCGGCTTGGGGACTGGAGTCGTTGTAGGTTCTGTCTCAGGCTCTGGTTGAGGTGGCGTTACCGGGGGCGTGGGTACCGGTTTGGGGACTGGAGTCGTTGTAGGTTCTTTCTCAGGCTCTGGTTGAGGTGGCGCAACTGGCGTGGCACTGGTCAAAATATCCTCGGGTTTTATGGGCTTTTCACTCAGAATCACCAGCATGGAATAGGGGTCGCCAGTTACATTCATGGTCAGCCTGTAGCGCTTGATACTCTCATCGTAGTCCAGCGTCAGTTCACCTTTCTTCCCCGTGTGCCGGTCAACAAACGTGGGTTTCTGGATGCCCGCATCTTTCAACATAGTTGACAGATCAATCTTGTCGATGCCACTTGTGAAGTCTGTGAGTGTATCGGGATTTTCACCCGATGAGTCGCTGACACTGTTATATACAAACGTATCTGCGCCACCTCCACCGGTCAGCGTGTCGCCGCCAGCACCTCCCCTCATGCGATTGTTGACATTATTGCCGATCAGCACATCGTGCCCGGAGCCGCCAATGGCGTTTTCAATAACAACGCCCTTGGCAATTGATACATTACCCTCACGGCCGCCGACATCCGAGAGTGTTCCCGCGTTCAAGTTTATCCTTTGATTTTTTTTGAAACCGGAAAAATCCAGAGTGTCCTCGCCGCCGTTATCCCAGACACAAAAGAACGGCAAGTCGTTGGGGGAAGTCAACGTATAGTGGTCGCGCTCTGTGTTGGAGTTGAAACCGTAGGTCGTATTGCCTTTACGGGTTTCGTCGTTGGCCTTGTATCGCAGATGAGCGCCGGCAATATCGTGCATCATCGGGGTTTGGGAAGAGTCCGCGACGAAGGAGTTTTTACTGTTTTCATAGGGGCGAAACATGGTGAAACCATAACTCATAGTGCTATAGACGTCGCTGCTTTGAGGGAGGTCAAGGTCCGGATGCTCAAGTCCCAAGGTGTGTCCGATTTCGTGGACCATTGCCGCATGTAGCCCAGCCCCTTCATTTTTTCCGATGTCTATCCTCTGAGCGCCGTAAGCATTTGGCAACGTAGCGCTACCGCCCCCGCCTGAGACTTCCCGAACTGACAGGTGAGTGTCAGCATTTTTGCCATTTTCGACAAACTTGACTTTTATAACATCTTCCCAAGACTGAAGTGCCTGCCTGAATGCTCTTTTCTTGGCCTCGCTGAATTCGCTAAGTGTATAGGAGATCGTTATTTGTCCGTCACCATTGCGATCTTTTATTTTATAGTTGCTTCGAGTGAGGCTTTTGGCAACTTCATTGGAAGGGTCGGAGGAGGGTGAGTTACTGGCGGGTAACTTGGAAGTTCCGGTTGTCACAGGAAGCGGTTTTGCGGGCGGGCAATAAACGCGAATGGACGACATGATAGAGGCTCTTGAGTAAGTGGATATTAGTTGCTGGCCATGCTTGCAATTGATATTTAAGGCAGGGGTAAGTTAGACGCTTTTTGGAGGCTGCTCTAGGGGTACAGTATTTCGATATATGATTGTGTTGTTAGGTAACTGCGGCCGTGTTACTGGTGTGCTAAGTGTTGTCGGAATAATTACTTTGTGGGGGAGGCGGCAAGATATTTAAGCGAAGGGTGACGGTTAACTTGTCAGGCAGAATAGGCGTTGAATGAGGCGTGCGTTCATGTTTTCGTTATTTAGCAAGCAAGCAATGAGTGCGCGTAAAGAACATGCAACACTGAGTGACGTCGCCCGTAGACAGGGCGACGTGATTGATTATTTGCACCGTGATTGATTAAAGCGCGCTGACCTTGACCCAACGTTCTTCGAGGGCTGCTACGCGAATCGCTGTTGCCAACCGCTCCACCTCCCATGCAGCCTCGAAGTCCGTGCCATCCGCACCTTGCCCCGCCAGCGCCATGATCAACTCCTGCACCTCCAGCGTCTTCAACTCGTTGTAGCCCAACTGATGCCCCGCCGCCGGGCTGAACGCCGCATAGCCGGGCAGCGCAGGGCCGGCCAGCACGCGTTGGAAGCCGTCCTGGCCGACGCGGTGCAGGCGCAGTTCATTCAAGCGCTCCTGATCGAATGCCAAGGTACCTTTGGTGCCGCTTATCTCAAAGCACAGGTGGTTTTTGTAGCCGTGTTTGAGCCAGCTGCTGCTCACCGTGCCGCGTGCACCGTTGGCGAAGCGCAGCAGGGCGTGCACCTGGTCATCCACGGCGATGGATTTCAAATCAGTGCTGCCTTGGGTAGCGGGGCGCTGAGCATGCACGGTCTGGGTATCGGCACACACACTGACCACATCGCCCACCAGGTAACGGGCCATCGACAGCAAATGGCTGCCCAGGTCAGCCAGAGCACCACCGGCGTGGCCCACTTCGCAGCGCCACGACCACGGCGAGACTGGGTCGGCCATGAAGTCTTCGCTGAACTCACCCTGGAAGCTGATGATCTGGCCCAGCTCACCCCGGGCTAGCATCTGGCGCGCCAACACGATCATCGGGTTGTGCTGGTAGTTGTAGCCCACTCGCGTCACCACCCCGGCGCTGCTGGCTGCACGGCGCATGGCATCGGCTTGCTCCAGGCTGATGGCCAGGGGTTTCTCGCAATACACCGCTTTGCCCGCCGCAATCGCGGCCATGGCCATGGGGTAGTGCAGGTGGTTGGGGGTGGTGATGGCCACGACATCGACCTTGGGGTCCTCGATCAGCGCCTGCCAATCGCCATGGGCCTGGGCAAAACCCCAGGCCGTTGCGCAGCGTCGGGCGCGCTCGGTGTCGGCATCGGCCAGGGCAGCAAGCTTCAGCTGTACCGGCAACTCGAACACTGTGCGCGCATTATTGAACGCCAACGCGTGGGCACGGCCCATGAAGCCTGTGCCGATCAAGCCGATTCCGAGTTCACGCATAGCCGTGGTCCTTTGGATTATTGTTTTCAGGGATGGCATTAATGGAATAAAAATTCGTAAATATCAATAGTTGGAATAAAAATTCACTCATCACTTCAGTTGATATGAACCTATTCAGCCGTAGCCAAACGCCGCCAGTTAACAAAAGATAACGTAGCGCCGATTGTCAGACGATTCCAAAGCCCGATAGGATGGCCCGTGCTGACTCCAGGCGCTCTAGATTGCAGGTTTCAACGTCCTGGAAGATAAGCCGACCTAACAATAATAAATGGGAGAAAGGTCTATGAGTGAGCCTGTCATGGGTTGGGTTGTTTGCCGCCCACGCGCCGCACGCAGGGTTGCGTTGCTGGCCACAGCGCTCTCGCTGCTTGCCGGTGCGGTGTTGTCTACGCCCGTGCTGGCCGCCAGCGATACCTCCGCCGCCGCGGTATTTGCGATTCAATCCCCCAAGGCCGCCAAAGGCTTGATGATCGATGTGGTTCACGCCGGCAAGCGCCTGGTGGCGGTCGGTGATCGTGGGCATATCCTGTATTCCGATGACCAGGGCAACACCTGGACCCAAGCCAAAGTCCCCACCCGGCAACTGCTCACGGCGGTGTTTTTCGTCGATGACAAACAGGGCTGGGCCGTCGGCCATGATGCGCAAATTCTTGCCAGTTCCGATGGCGGCGCCACTTGGACTCAGCAATATGAAGACCTCAAGCGCGAAGCGCCGCTACTCGATGTGTGGTTCAACGATGCCAGGCACGGACTGGCCGTCGGCGCCTACGGTGCGTTGATTGAAACCACCGACGGCGGCACCACCTGGGCCGACGTCAGTGACCGCCTCGATAACGAAGACCAGTTTCACCTCAACGCCATTGCCCGGATCAAGGGCGCCGGCCTGTTTATCGTCGGCGAACAGGGCAGCATGTTCCGCTCCAGCGACGATGGCCAAACCTGGGAGAAACTCGAAGGCCCCTACGAGGGCTCGTTGTTTGGCGTGATAAGTACGGCGCAGCCGCAGACCCTGCTGGCTTATGGCTTGCGCGGCAATCTCTACCGCTCCACGGATTTCGGCAGCACTTGGGAGCAGGTCGAACTCAATGCCACACGCGGTGCGCTTGAGTTCGGCCTGTCTGGCGCCACCTTGCTTGATGATGGCGCCATCGTCGTGGTCGGCAACGGTGGCAGCGTGGTGGTCAGTCATGACGACGGCCAGACGTTCAGCGTGTTCAATCGCCCGGACCGGATTTCACTCTCGGCAGTCACAGCCGCAGGCAATGGCAACTTGATTCTGGTGGGGCAGGGTGGCGTTCGTGTCGCCACGCCCGCCGGCGCCGAACTCGTAAAACAATAAGAAGGGCGGGGAACGCATGAGCAGTCATCACAACGATAAAGCGACCTTTCTTGAGCGCCTGATTTTTAACAATCGCCCGGCGGTGATCGTCATCTGCCTGCTGGTGAGCATTTTCCTGTTCTGGCAGGCGACGTTGATTCGCCCGTCTACCAGCTTTGAAAAGATGATCCCCCTCAAGCACCCCTTCATCGAAAAGATGATGGAGCACCGCAACGACCTGGCCAACCTGGGCAACACCGTGCGCATTTCGGTGGAGGCGAAGGATGGGGATATCTTCACCAAGGACTATATGGAGACCCTGCGTCAGATCAATGACGAGGTGTTCTACATCTCCGGCGTCGATCGTTCGGGCCTCAAGTCGCTGTGGAGCCCCAGCGTGCGCTGGACCGAAGTGACTGAAGAAGGCTTTGCCGGCGGTGAAGTGATCCCGCAAAGCTACAACGGCTCGCCGCAAAGCCTCGACCAACTGCGCAACAACGTGCTCAAGTCCGGTCAGGTCGGGCGTTTGGTGGCTAACGATTTCAAGTCGAGCATTGTCGATATCCCGTTGCTGGAGTCCTACCCTGACCCGCAGGACCAGGGCAAGCTACTGGCCCTGGACTACCAGAAGTTTTCCCACGAGCTTGAGGACAAGATCCGCAACAAGTTCGAGGCGCAAAACCCTAATGTAAAAATCCACATTGTCGGCTTTGCCAAGAAAGTCGGAGACCTGATCGACGGCCTGATCATGGTGGTGCTGTTCTTTGGCGTGGCCTTTGGCATCACCCTGGTCCTGTTGCTGTGGTTCACCAACTGCCTGCGCAGCACCATCGCAGTGTTGAGCACCACATTGGTGGCGGTGGTATGGCAGTTGGGTCTGATGCATGCCGCCGGTTTCGGGCTGGATCCCTACTCGATGCTGGTACCGTTCCTGATCTTCGCCATCGGTATTTCCCACGGCGTACAGAAGATCAACGGTATCGCCCTGCAATCCGGTGAGGCCGACAACGCCCTGACGGCTGCGCGCCGCACGTTCCGGCAACTGTTCCTGCCGGGGATGATCGCGATTCTCGCGGATGCGGTCGGCTTTATTACCCTGCTGATCATTGATATCGGCGTGATCCGTGAACTGGCCATTGGCGCATCGATCGGCGTGGCGGTGATCGTGTTCACCAACCTGATCCTGCTGCCGGTGGCGATTTCCTACGTTGGCATCAGCAAACGCGCCATCGCCAAAAGCAAGAAAGATGCGAACCGCGAACATGCGTTCTGGCGCCTGCTGTCCAAATTCGCCAGCCCGAAAGTCGCACCGGTCTCGATTTTCCTGGCCTTGATCGCCTTTGGTGGCGGCCTGTGGTACAGCCAGAACCTGAAGATCGGCGACCTCGACCAAGGCGCACCGGAACTGCGCCCGGACTCGCGCTACAACAAAGATAACAACTTCATCATCAGCAACTACTCCACCAGCTCCGACGTGCTGGTAGTGATGGTCAAGACCCGTGCCGAAGGTTGCTCGCGCTATGAAGCCATGGCGCCCATCGACCAGTTGATGTGGAAGATGCAGAACACCGAGGGTGTGCAGTCGGCGATCTCGTTGGTGACCGTATCCAAACAAATGATCAAAGGCATGAACGAGGGCAACCTGAAATGGGAAACCCTGTCGCGTAACCCCGACGTACTGAACAACTCCATCGCCCGTGCCGATGGCCTGTACAACAACAACTGTTCCCTGGCGCCGGTGCTGGTGTTCCTCAACGATCACAAGGCCGAAACCCTCGACCGTGCGGTGCACGCTGTGCAGGACTTCGCCAAGGAAAACAACAAGGACGGCCTGGAGTTCATCCTCGCTGCTGGTAACGCAGGGATCGAAGCCGCCACCAACGAAGTGATCAAGGAGTCGGAACTGATCATCCTGATCCTGGTGTACCTGTGTGTGGCGACCATGTGCATGATCACCTTCCGGTCCTGGGCGGCGACTTTGTGCATTGTGCTGCCGCTGGTGCTGACCTCGGTGTTGGGTAACGCGCTGATGGCGTTCATGGGTATTGGCGTCAAGGTCGCGACCTTGCCGGTGGTGGCCCTGGGTGTGGGGATTGGCGTGGACTACGGTATCTACATCTACAGCCGTCTGGAAAGTTTCCTGCGTGCAGGTTTGCCGCTGCAAGAGGCGTACTACCAGACGTTGAAATCCACCGGCAAGGCTGTGCTGTTCACGGGTCTGTGCCTGGCTATCGGCGTGTGTACCTGGATCTTCTCGGCGATCAAGTTTCAGGCCGACATGGGCCTGATGCTGACCTTCATGTTGTTGTGGAACATGTTCGGCGCGTTGTGGCTACTACCC
This genomic stretch from Pseudomonas synxantha BG33R harbors:
- a CDS encoding M10 family metallopeptidase C-terminal domain-containing protein; protein product: MSSIRVYCPPAKPLPVTTGTSKLPASNSPSSDPSNEVAKSLTRSNYKIKDRNGDGQITISYTLSEFSEAKKRAFRQALQSWEDVIKVKFVENGKNADTHLSVREVSGGGGSATLPNAYGAQRIDIGKNEGAGLHAAMVHEIGHTLGLEHPDLDLPQSSDVYSTMSYGFTMFRPYENSKNSFVADSSQTPMMHDIAGAHLRYKANDETRKGNTTYGFNSNTERDHYTLTSPNDLPFFCVWDNGGEDTLDFSGFKKNQRINLNAGTLSDVGGREGNVSIAKGVVIENAIGGSGHDVLIGNNVNNRMRGGAGGDTLTGGGGADTFVYNSVSDSSGENPDTLTDFTSGIDKIDLSTMLKDAGIQKPTFVDRHTGKKGELTLDYDESIKRYRLTMNVTGDPYSMLVILSEKPIKPEDILTSATPVAPPQPEPEKEPTTTPVPKPVPTPPVTPPQPEPETEPTTTPVPKPVPKPPVTPSHPECEVADTVYGFNSNTGKPETSLTSSTDKPGFSVHDKQGNDTLDFSGFAQNQRINLAPDSRSSVGGLTDNVHISAQTLIENAKGGTGNDRITGNSADNVLTGGGGADILTGNGGFNTFTYHAASDSLRNNADLLMDFTTGQDKIDLSSLSENTQVKFNYVTQYSGQPGDTILTFNPKTNRYLLGVDLTGNGKTDFLIKSIRPIHSEDVIGLNFREDGYL
- a CDS encoding Gfo/Idh/MocA family protein, with the translated sequence MRELGIGLIGTGFMGRAHALAFNNARTVFELPVQLKLAALADADTERARRCATAWGFAQAHGDWQALIEDPKVDVVAITTPNHLHYPMAMAAIAAGKAVYCEKPLAISLEQADAMRRAASSAGVVTRVGYNYQHNPMIVLARQMLARGELGQIISFQGEFSEDFMADPVSPWSWRCEVGHAGGALADLGSHLLSMARYLVGDVVSVCADTQTVHAQRPATQGSTDLKSIAVDDQVHALLRFANGARGTVSSSWLKHGYKNHLCFEISGTKGTLAFDQERLNELRLHRVGQDGFQRVLAGPALPGYAAFSPAAGHQLGYNELKTLEVQELIMALAGQGADGTDFEAAWEVERLATAIRVAALEERWVKVSAL
- a CDS encoding WD40/YVTN/BNR-like repeat-containing protein, whose amino-acid sequence is MGWVVCRPRAARRVALLATALSLLAGAVLSTPVLAASDTSAAAVFAIQSPKAAKGLMIDVVHAGKRLVAVGDRGHILYSDDQGNTWTQAKVPTRQLLTAVFFVDDKQGWAVGHDAQILASSDGGATWTQQYEDLKREAPLLDVWFNDARHGLAVGAYGALIETTDGGTTWADVSDRLDNEDQFHLNAIARIKGAGLFIVGEQGSMFRSSDDGQTWEKLEGPYEGSLFGVISTAQPQTLLAYGLRGNLYRSTDFGSTWEQVELNATRGALEFGLSGATLLDDGAIVVVGNGGSVVVSHDDGQTFSVFNRPDRISLSAVTAAGNGNLILVGQGGVRVATPAGAELVKQ